In Synechocystis sp. PCC 6714, the following are encoded in one genomic region:
- the pyrE gene encoding orotate phosphoribosyltransferase: MTDLTLASLKTASLEQVRQYLLSLLATYAYQEGDFVLSSGQPSTYYINGKLVTLRAEGALAIGRLLLAQLPGQVEAVAGLTLGADPIVSAVSTVSAYEEQPVAALIIRKEAKGHGTKAYIEGPELAPGAKVVVLEDVVTTGKSAMLAVERLRDAGYQVDTVISLVDRQQGGREFYQSQGLTFQALFTIADIQQVYREI; encoded by the coding sequence ATGACCGATTTGACCCTAGCCTCTCTCAAGACGGCTTCCCTAGAACAAGTGCGCCAATATTTGCTCTCTTTATTGGCAACCTACGCCTATCAAGAAGGAGATTTTGTCCTGTCTTCTGGCCAACCCAGCACCTACTACATCAACGGCAAACTGGTCACTCTCCGGGCCGAAGGAGCCCTGGCGATCGGACGGTTGTTGTTGGCGCAATTACCAGGGCAGGTGGAAGCAGTGGCGGGGTTAACCCTGGGGGCGGATCCGATTGTTAGCGCTGTCAGCACCGTATCTGCCTACGAAGAACAGCCGGTGGCGGCATTAATTATTCGCAAGGAGGCCAAAGGCCACGGCACTAAAGCTTACATTGAAGGGCCGGAGTTAGCTCCAGGGGCTAAAGTGGTGGTGTTGGAAGATGTGGTCACCACGGGCAAATCTGCCATGTTGGCAGTGGAAAGGTTACGAGATGCTGGTTACCAGGTGGATACGGTTATTTCCCTAGTCGATCGCCAACAGGGAGGAAGGGAATTCTACCAAAGTCAGGGGTTGACCTTTCAAGCCCTGTTTACCATTGCTGATATTCAACAGGTTTACCGGGAAATTTAG
- the acs gene encoding acetate--CoA ligase: protein MSDTIESILQEERLFNPPTEFSERAYVRSGREYEQLYSRAASNPEKFWGELAEQELHWFKKWDRVLDWQPPFAKWFVGGQLNISHNCLDRHLTTWRRNKAAIIWEGEPGDSRVITYGELHREVCQFANALKSLGVQKGDRVAIYLPMIPEAAIAMLACARIGAPHSVVFGGFSAEALRDRLVDAEAKLVITADGGFRKDKAIALKQEVDKALEHGAPSVENVIVVQRTKADVTMTGGRDHWWHELKPQQSAHCPAEPMESEDMLFILYTSGSTGKPKGVVHTTGGYNLYTHMTTKWIFDLKDTDVYWCTADVGWITGHSYIVYGPLSNGATTVMYEGVPRPSNPGCFWDVIEKYGVNIFYTAPTAIRAFIRMGEAIPNARDLSSLRLLGTVGEPINPEAWMWYQRVIGGGKCPIVDTWWQTETGGIMLTPLPGAIPTKPGSCTRPFPGIVADIVDLEGNPVGSDQGGFLVIKQPWPSMIRDVYGDTNRFRHTYWEHIQPKGKQYFYFAGDGARRDKDGYFWVMGRVDDVINVSGHRLGTMEIESALVSHPLVAEAAVVGRPDELTGEAIFAFVSLEGNAEPSEELKQDLIKHVTAEIGAIARPAEIRFTDVLPKTRSGKIMRRLLRSLASGQEISGDTSTLEDRSVLDKLREG, encoded by the coding sequence ATGTCAGATACCATTGAATCCATCCTGCAGGAAGAACGACTCTTTAATCCCCCCACCGAGTTTAGTGAACGGGCCTATGTGCGTAGTGGGCGGGAGTATGAGCAACTTTACAGCCGGGCGGCAAGCAATCCGGAGAAGTTTTGGGGCGAGCTAGCGGAGCAGGAATTACATTGGTTTAAAAAATGGGACCGGGTTTTGGATTGGCAACCTCCCTTTGCGAAATGGTTTGTGGGGGGTCAGTTAAATATTTCCCATAACTGTTTGGATCGGCACTTAACTACCTGGCGGCGTAATAAGGCAGCCATTATTTGGGAGGGGGAACCGGGGGATTCCCGGGTAATTACCTATGGGGAACTACATCGGGAAGTTTGTCAGTTTGCCAATGCTCTGAAAAGTTTGGGGGTGCAAAAAGGCGATCGGGTGGCCATTTATCTACCCATGATTCCCGAAGCGGCGATCGCCATGTTGGCCTGTGCTCGTATCGGTGCGCCCCATAGCGTGGTCTTTGGTGGATTTAGTGCGGAAGCTCTGCGGGATCGGTTAGTGGATGCGGAAGCTAAATTGGTCATCACTGCCGACGGTGGTTTCCGAAAAGATAAGGCGATCGCCCTCAAACAAGAAGTGGATAAGGCCCTGGAACACGGTGCCCCCAGCGTAGAAAACGTGATTGTGGTGCAAAGGACAAAGGCCGATGTGACCATGACAGGCGGGCGGGACCATTGGTGGCATGAGCTAAAGCCGCAACAATCAGCCCATTGCCCAGCGGAGCCGATGGAAAGTGAAGATATGCTGTTCATTCTCTATACTTCCGGCAGTACGGGAAAGCCGAAAGGGGTAGTCCACACCACGGGGGGCTACAACCTTTACACCCACATGACCACCAAATGGATCTTTGACCTCAAAGATACGGACGTTTATTGGTGTACTGCCGATGTGGGTTGGATTACCGGCCATAGCTACATTGTCTATGGGCCCCTCTCCAACGGGGCCACCACGGTAATGTATGAAGGAGTGCCCCGTCCCTCCAATCCCGGTTGTTTTTGGGACGTAATTGAAAAATATGGGGTGAATATTTTCTACACTGCTCCCACTGCTATCCGAGCATTTATTCGCATGGGGGAAGCAATCCCCAACGCTAGGGATTTATCATCTCTCCGTTTACTGGGCACTGTGGGGGAACCGATCAATCCCGAAGCTTGGATGTGGTATCAGCGGGTCATTGGCGGCGGTAAATGTCCCATTGTCGACACCTGGTGGCAAACGGAAACCGGCGGCATTATGCTCACCCCCTTACCAGGAGCTATCCCCACCAAACCGGGTTCTTGCACTCGACCCTTCCCAGGCATTGTGGCCGATATTGTAGACCTGGAGGGGAACCCCGTCGGGTCAGACCAGGGGGGCTTTTTAGTCATTAAACAACCTTGGCCTAGCATGATCCGGGACGTGTACGGCGACACCAATCGTTTCCGCCATACCTATTGGGAACATATTCAACCAAAGGGAAAGCAGTATTTCTACTTTGCCGGAGATGGGGCCCGCCGGGATAAGGATGGTTATTTTTGGGTGATGGGTCGGGTGGATGATGTGATTAACGTTTCCGGTCACCGTTTAGGCACCATGGAAATCGAATCCGCTTTGGTTTCCCATCCTCTAGTGGCGGAAGCGGCGGTGGTGGGTCGCCCCGATGAATTGACCGGAGAGGCAATTTTCGCCTTTGTGTCCCTAGAAGGTAACGCCGAACCCAGTGAAGAGTTGAAACAAGATTTGATCAAGCACGTCACCGCAGAAATTGGGGCGATCGCCAGGCCAGCGGAGATCCGTTTCACCGATGTGTTACCCAAAACCCGTTCGGGCAAAATAATGCGTCGTTTGTTGCGGAGTTTAGCATCGGGGCAGGAAATTTCTGGGGATACTTCTACCCTGGAAGATCGTTCGGTACTGGATAAATTACGGGAGGGCTAA
- a CDS encoding MliC family protein: MKNYRSTLLGRPGKIALVALILGSLGLGMPSHGQEAQTYHCSPTETLVIRMVEGSAIEVTLPDGRTVVLPKAESASGAKYSNGSLTVWSKGNTALVEEGGTVKWQDCVKI; encoded by the coding sequence ATGAAAAATTACCGTTCAACCCTACTCGGCCGCCCTGGCAAAATTGCCCTAGTTGCCTTAATCCTCGGCAGCTTGGGCCTAGGGATGCCTAGCCATGGCCAGGAAGCCCAAACCTACCACTGCTCCCCTACCGAAACATTGGTGATTAGAATGGTGGAAGGATCTGCCATTGAGGTCACCCTGCCGGATGGTCGTACAGTAGTTTTACCCAAAGCGGAGTCGGCTTCCGGGGCTAAATACAGCAATGGTTCCCTCACTGTTTGGTCTAAGGGCAACACTGCTTTGGTGGAAGAAGGCGGCACTGTCAAATGGCAGGATTGCGTCAAAATCTAG
- a CDS encoding Na+/H+ antiporter produces MDTAVNESLSISYNLEQFLIVLSVSLSIATLSKTVPILRKIPYTLLLVIVGMCLAFVDVKLINLSPELIMEIFLPPLLFEAAWNLQWRNLKENWFPIVLFATFGVVICVVGIALPLSHWGGMELAIAFLAAAALSATDPVSVIALFKELGASKKLNTLMEGESLFNDGVAVVVFLILVGIPLGTSTFDLSVTLARFTTVIGIGVGCGLVIGFSLSLLTQRFDLPFVEQSLTLVSAYGAYILAENLGGSGVIGVVVVGLVLGNYGSRIGMNPRTRIIVSIFWEFVAFFVNSIIFLLIGDQIGLSSLSDHLNLILIAIAAVVATRFVSIFALSFLNNKISDQISSTYITIQEQTVLWWGGLRGSVAIAVALSVPQAIAERQAIIDIVFGVVLFTLLVQGLTTQFVLKGLDLIGDQPQRLEYAELVSRQIALRRVLAELQKTDEFPDINPERLRYKQELVQGQLQSVTDKLTLLLREYPLLQEVANKKFDQAVLDIEAETYAELIRMGRLEENIMPLLVTLEGENVAEQS; encoded by the coding sequence GTGGATACAGCGGTCAACGAATCCCTCTCGATTTCCTATAACCTAGAGCAATTTTTGATTGTGCTCTCGGTTTCTTTGAGCATTGCCACCCTGTCCAAAACAGTGCCAATTCTGCGGAAAATTCCCTACACCTTGCTCTTGGTGATTGTGGGCATGTGCTTAGCCTTTGTGGATGTGAAGTTGATCAACCTTTCCCCGGAATTGATCATGGAAATTTTCCTGCCCCCCCTCTTATTTGAAGCGGCATGGAATTTACAGTGGCGTAATCTCAAAGAAAATTGGTTTCCCATTGTGCTCTTTGCCACCTTTGGGGTCGTCATTTGTGTGGTGGGCATTGCCCTACCCCTTTCCCATTGGGGAGGCATGGAATTGGCGATCGCCTTTTTAGCGGCGGCGGCCCTTTCGGCCACGGATCCGGTATCCGTAATTGCCCTGTTTAAAGAGTTGGGGGCCAGCAAAAAACTGAATACCTTAATGGAAGGGGAGAGTCTGTTTAACGACGGGGTAGCAGTGGTGGTCTTCCTCATTTTAGTAGGTATTCCCCTGGGCACTAGCACCTTTGACCTGTCCGTTACCCTAGCTCGATTTACCACCGTGATCGGCATTGGGGTTGGTTGTGGGCTAGTGATTGGTTTTAGTCTGTCCCTGTTAACCCAACGGTTTGACCTCCCCTTTGTGGAACAGTCCCTCACCCTAGTATCGGCCTATGGCGCCTATATTTTGGCAGAAAATCTGGGGGGATCAGGAGTTATTGGTGTGGTGGTGGTGGGCTTAGTTTTGGGTAACTACGGCTCCCGCATTGGCATGAATCCCCGCACTCGCATCATTGTCAGTATTTTTTGGGAATTTGTTGCCTTCTTTGTCAACTCGATTATTTTCCTCTTGATCGGCGATCAGATCGGGCTGAGCAGTCTTTCGGACCACCTTAACCTGATTCTCATTGCCATTGCCGCTGTGGTGGCCACCCGTTTTGTGAGTATTTTTGCCCTTAGTTTCCTTAACAATAAAATCAGCGATCAGATTAGCAGTACCTACATTACAATCCAGGAACAAACAGTGCTTTGGTGGGGAGGTCTACGGGGGTCCGTTGCCATTGCCGTGGCCCTGAGTGTGCCCCAGGCGATCGCCGAACGGCAGGCCATCATCGACATTGTCTTTGGTGTGGTGCTGTTCACCCTCTTGGTGCAGGGGCTGACCACCCAATTTGTGCTTAAAGGTTTGGATTTAATTGGCGATCAACCCCAACGGCTGGAGTATGCTGAATTGGTATCCCGACAAATTGCCCTGCGGCGGGTACTAGCGGAATTACAAAAAACCGATGAATTTCCGGACATTAACCCGGAACGACTACGTTACAAGCAAGAATTGGTGCAGGGGCAGTTGCAGAGCGTCACCGATAAACTCACCCTATTACTACGGGAATATCCCCTATTGCAGGAAGTGGCCAACAAGAAATTTGACCAAGCCGTGCTGGATATTGAAGCGGAAACCTACGCAGAGTTGATTCGCATGGGTCGTTTGGAGGAAAACATTATGCCCTTACTAGTTACCTTGGAGGGGGAAAATGTAGCGGAGCAATCCTAG
- a CDS encoding methionine gamma-lyase family protein, translating to MKYSSFLKQAEENLVPIFSEIDAKVKQNLYKVIEAFRHHRVGVQHFAGVSGYGHDDLGRDTLDGVFAQVMGAESSAVRVQFVSGTHAIACALYGILRPGDELLSAVGSPYDTLEEVIGLRGSCQGSLADFNISYRQLPLTAANTVDWQGLETAVRPETRLVLIQRSCGYSWRPSLAIADIARIIEIVKAQNPHTLCFVDNCYGEFIETVEPTAIGADLMAGSLIKNPGGTIVTAGGYLAGKEEWVEAGAYRLTAPGIGREGGATFDQNRLLFQGLFLAPQMVGEAMKCNHLLAYVFAQLGYPVNPAPLAPRRDVIQAIQLGSPEKLLAFCRALQGASPISSYLQPVPAAMPGYASEVVMAGGTFIDGSTSELSADGPLREPYTVFCQGGTHWTHMAIALEEILAAFEALEDGEKA from the coding sequence ATGAAATATTCGAGCTTCCTTAAACAAGCAGAAGAAAACCTAGTCCCAATCTTTTCGGAAATCGACGCAAAGGTCAAGCAAAATCTGTACAAGGTCATAGAGGCCTTTCGCCACCATCGGGTAGGAGTACAACACTTTGCTGGGGTGAGTGGTTATGGCCACGATGACCTAGGTAGAGATACCCTCGATGGGGTTTTCGCCCAGGTAATGGGGGCAGAGTCGTCCGCTGTACGGGTACAGTTTGTGTCTGGAACCCACGCGATCGCCTGTGCGTTGTACGGCATTTTGCGACCGGGGGATGAACTACTGTCGGCGGTGGGCTCTCCCTACGACACCCTCGAAGAAGTGATTGGTCTTAGGGGAAGTTGTCAAGGCTCCCTCGCTGACTTTAACATTTCTTATCGTCAATTGCCCCTCACGGCGGCCAACACGGTGGACTGGCAGGGGCTGGAAACAGCAGTGCGTCCGGAAACTCGCTTAGTTCTAATCCAACGTTCCTGTGGTTACAGTTGGCGCCCCAGTTTGGCGATCGCCGACATCGCCAGAATTATCGAAATTGTTAAAGCCCAAAATCCCCACACCCTTTGTTTTGTGGACAATTGCTATGGGGAATTCATCGAGACAGTGGAACCAACGGCGATCGGAGCGGATTTGATGGCCGGGTCTTTGATCAAAAATCCTGGGGGCACCATTGTCACCGCGGGGGGTTACCTAGCCGGCAAAGAAGAATGGGTGGAAGCGGGGGCCTACAGATTGACCGCCCCAGGCATTGGCCGGGAAGGGGGAGCCACCTTTGACCAAAATCGCTTGTTATTCCAAGGCCTCTTCCTTGCGCCCCAAATGGTGGGGGAAGCGATGAAATGTAACCATCTACTGGCCTACGTGTTTGCCCAATTAGGTTACCCGGTTAACCCGGCCCCTTTGGCTCCCCGCCGGGACGTAATCCAAGCGATTCAGTTGGGCAGTCCAGAAAAATTATTGGCTTTTTGCCGAGCGTTACAAGGGGCTTCCCCCATTAGTTCCTACCTCCAACCGGTACCGGCCGCCATGCCCGGTTACGCCAGTGAGGTGGTGATGGCCGGGGGCACATTTATTGATGGCAGTACTTCGGAGTTGTCCGCCGACGGCCCACTGCGGGAACCCTACACTGTTTTTTGCCAGGGAGGCACCCACTGGACCCACATGGCGATCGCCTTGGAGGAAATTTTGGCCGCCTTCGAAGCCCTGGAAGATGGAGAAAAAGCCTAA
- a CDS encoding sulfite exporter TauE/SafE family protein, whose protein sequence is MDFDYWFMFPVAITIATVAMASGVEGATFFTPLLIIGLRLPVDVAVATGLITEVFGFSSGVYAYFRRGLIDYRLGRMLLMVTIPLALFGTWVGQFIPDIFLRGILALGLLAIAIGFLWPVHGGEPKGLENEMVSLNENSFTLTAKSGEIFHYHIPDPSQGQLLAAIGALFLGMVSTGLGEMNGYFLIQRCRIPNAVAVATSVFTVAITALAASVGHAVKFIQAGDDSWSLVLSIVVFTAPGVVIGGQLGSWVARKLPQAIWEKGMGILFTLVGLIFLGEILLEQRAILVSFFLG, encoded by the coding sequence ATGGATTTCGATTATTGGTTCATGTTTCCCGTTGCCATTACCATTGCTACCGTTGCCATGGCTTCTGGGGTAGAGGGTGCAACATTTTTTACGCCTCTGTTGATAATTGGCCTACGGTTACCGGTGGATGTGGCGGTCGCTACGGGTTTAATTACGGAGGTGTTTGGGTTTAGCAGTGGGGTTTATGCCTATTTTCGGCGGGGATTAATCGATTACCGTCTGGGTCGTATGTTGTTAATGGTTACCATTCCCTTGGCCCTGTTCGGCACTTGGGTGGGACAATTTATACCGGATATTTTTCTACGGGGCATTTTAGCTCTGGGTCTATTGGCGATCGCCATTGGTTTTCTCTGGCCAGTCCATGGTGGGGAACCCAAAGGGCTGGAAAACGAGATGGTCAGCTTGAATGAAAATTCCTTTACCCTAACGGCTAAATCCGGCGAAATCTTTCACTATCACATCCCCGATCCCTCCCAGGGCCAATTGTTAGCGGCGATCGGAGCTTTATTTTTAGGCATGGTATCCACCGGTTTGGGAGAAATGAACGGCTATTTTCTGATCCAACGTTGTCGTATTCCCAATGCTGTGGCGGTGGCCACCAGTGTCTTCACCGTTGCTATCACCGCCCTAGCCGCTTCCGTTGGCCATGCTGTCAAATTTATCCAAGCCGGGGATGATTCCTGGTCTTTGGTGCTCAGTATTGTCGTGTTTACCGCCCCTGGAGTTGTCATTGGCGGTCAATTGGGGTCTTGGGTAGCCAGGAAACTACCCCAGGCCATATGGGAAAAGGGTATGGGAATTTTGTTTACCCTGGTGGGACTGATTTTTTTAGGGGAAATTTTGCTAGAACAAAGGGCAATTTTAGTCAGCTTTTTTCTTGGTTGA
- a CDS encoding PhzF family phenazine biosynthesis isomerase: MRYGFFTLDVFTDRIFGGNPLAVFPDAQGLTPEQMQNIAAEINYSETVFVLPPVTDQGKFRLRIFTPKTELDFAGHPTIGAAYLLGLLHPPSPLLPRVSWQLEEPVGLVPVTLYYHQEKLGQTELTVAQLPHSQSSVPSCEALATLLGLSVDQLQKGDYGAQAYSCGLPFLFVPLINREALAAIKFNQLVWQDLLANHWAHCVYCLAPAEPPLALLDNRLIYGRMFAPGLGITEDPATGSAVAALGGYLGDRLRECGTFRWQIEQGVELGRPSQLQLTVIKENQSITTVRVAGRSVLVTEGWMNL; encoded by the coding sequence ATGCGCTACGGTTTTTTCACTCTGGACGTATTCACCGACCGGATTTTTGGCGGTAATCCCCTGGCGGTTTTTCCCGATGCCCAAGGTTTAACTCCGGAGCAGATGCAGAACATTGCGGCGGAAATCAACTATTCAGAAACGGTGTTCGTTCTGCCGCCGGTCACAGACCAAGGAAAATTTCGCCTGCGGATTTTTACCCCCAAAACAGAGTTAGATTTTGCGGGACATCCCACCATTGGCGCTGCTTATCTATTGGGCTTGCTGCATCCCCCCAGCCCTTTATTGCCCAGGGTGTCTTGGCAGTTGGAGGAGCCGGTGGGTTTGGTGCCGGTTACTCTCTACTACCACCAGGAAAAGTTAGGGCAAACGGAATTGACTGTGGCCCAATTACCCCATAGCCAAAGTTCCGTTCCATCCTGCGAGGCTTTGGCTACTCTTTTGGGGTTATCGGTTGATCAGCTACAAAAGGGGGATTATGGAGCACAGGCCTATTCCTGTGGCTTGCCATTTTTGTTTGTGCCCCTAATAAACCGGGAAGCGTTGGCAGCGATTAAGTTTAATCAGTTGGTTTGGCAAGATCTATTGGCGAATCATTGGGCCCACTGTGTCTACTGCTTGGCTCCGGCGGAACCTCCGCTAGCTTTATTGGATAACCGGTTAATCTACGGGCGGATGTTTGCCCCCGGTTTAGGCATTACAGAGGATCCGGCCACCGGCTCGGCAGTGGCGGCCCTGGGGGGTTACCTTGGCGATCGCCTGAGAGAATGCGGTACTTTCCGTTGGCAGATTGAGCAAGGCGTTGAATTGGGTCGTCCCAGTCAATTGCAGTTAACGGTGATCAAAGAAAATCAAAGCATTACCACTGTCAGAGTGGCCGGACGATCAGTACTAGTGACCGAAGGCTGGATGAATTTGTAG
- a CDS encoding PstS family phosphate ABC transporter substrate-binding protein, which translates to MGQKNEAVILIGALAITGALLAGGGWWLWQRFQTGGENPGQMVSEPGQLPPPPELQVSDAFVAPTQVPAGTKISIDGSTSMVNINETLKAQFQQTFPGTVVQTDAQGTDRGVVNLILGKVDLSASSRPLTSQEQNQGLAAVPVANDTIAVMVGVQNPFTGGLTSAQLRDIFTGKITNWSEVGGPNGAIQVINRPSESGTQQTFAAQVLQGQAFGQGTNFQTMPRDATTPIIRALGSQGVSYATYVQLQNQQTVRVVPIDGFSPNEVDYPLRRQLFYFYKTPPSPAVEAFLGFATSPQGQQAIANVGQ; encoded by the coding sequence ATGGGGCAAAAAAACGAAGCAGTTATCTTAATCGGTGCTTTAGCGATTACCGGAGCCCTGCTAGCGGGAGGTGGTTGGTGGTTATGGCAACGCTTCCAAACTGGCGGTGAAAACCCAGGGCAAATGGTTAGCGAACCGGGGCAGTTACCTCCTCCCCCAGAATTGCAAGTTTCCGATGCTTTTGTGGCGCCAACCCAGGTTCCGGCAGGTACTAAAATTAGTATTGATGGCTCCACTAGTATGGTCAACATCAATGAGACCCTAAAGGCTCAATTTCAGCAAACCTTCCCCGGCACAGTGGTGCAAACCGATGCCCAGGGCACAGATAGGGGCGTTGTTAACCTAATTTTGGGCAAAGTTGATCTATCTGCCAGTTCCCGTCCCCTCACTTCCCAAGAACAGAACCAAGGCTTGGCGGCGGTGCCGGTGGCCAATGACACGATCGCCGTTATGGTAGGTGTGCAAAATCCCTTTACTGGGGGGTTAACCTCGGCCCAACTGCGGGATATTTTTACAGGAAAAATCACTAATTGGTCTGAGGTGGGGGGACCCAACGGAGCCATCCAAGTAATCAATCGGCCTTCTGAAAGTGGCACCCAACAAACCTTTGCCGCCCAGGTTTTGCAGGGGCAAGCTTTTGGCCAAGGGACAAATTTCCAAACCATGCCCAGGGATGCCACCACGCCCATCATTCGAGCGTTGGGCAGCCAAGGCGTCAGTTACGCCACCTATGTACAGTTGCAGAACCAACAAACCGTAAGGGTTGTTCCCATTGATGGCTTCAGTCCAAATGAGGTGGACTATCCTCTGCGTCGCCAATTGTTTTACTTTTACAAGACGCCCCCTTCCCCAGCGGTGGAAGCATTTTTAGGCTTTGCCACCAGTCCCCAGGGTCAACAGGCGATCGCCAATGTTGGGCAATAG
- a CDS encoding O-antigen ligase — protein MKIPAHLLKKEQLAICVGLTLLPFNAVAGLLPLLFASLRPWFFHGKKLASLPLAKVWAALTLWFLLTTITAHNRGEALLGLANFVPYFIVFLAFSQVICQFKQLNNLAWLLTANTVVLCVIGFGQIYGGWATPDWLAAIGTNLVAGGRPEGRMSSLLMYANLFSAWLLMVFPLSLGLLIQSVRRWHFTASGFALNPPPLVWALLGACILEAIALVLTGSRSAWGIGLLIAVAYAIYLGWYWLVALAAGATAMVLWASFGPFGKEPLRQIVPRYFWGRLSDELYPDRYTTALRSTQWKFSWDMFLDQPIFGQGLRNFTPLYQAAMNVWIGHPHNLVLMLLGETGLIGTLLMLGAVGLILAQGAILLTNLAHCTGFLRRSQHLLLFSYGLAFAALCLYNLFDVTIFDMRNNVLGWTFLAAIAGVSQRYGPKLAQGSLAKLSVSG, from the coding sequence TTGAAAATCCCTGCCCATCTATTGAAAAAGGAACAGTTAGCAATCTGTGTGGGGTTGACCCTACTGCCCTTCAACGCCGTAGCGGGGTTACTGCCACTGCTGTTTGCCAGCCTGAGACCGTGGTTTTTCCATGGCAAAAAATTAGCCAGCCTACCCCTAGCCAAAGTGTGGGCCGCCCTGACCCTGTGGTTTTTGTTGACCACCATCACCGCCCATAACCGAGGGGAAGCACTGCTGGGGTTAGCGAACTTTGTGCCCTACTTCATTGTTTTTCTTGCCTTTAGCCAGGTAATTTGCCAATTCAAGCAACTTAACAATTTAGCCTGGCTATTGACCGCCAACACCGTAGTGTTGTGTGTGATCGGCTTTGGCCAAATTTATGGTGGCTGGGCCACCCCCGATTGGTTAGCGGCGATCGGTACCAACCTAGTGGCCGGGGGTAGACCTGAAGGTAGGATGTCCTCCTTATTAATGTATGCCAACCTATTTTCCGCCTGGTTGTTGATGGTGTTTCCCCTCAGCTTGGGGTTACTGATTCAATCTGTCCGCCGTTGGCATTTCACTGCCTCTGGTTTTGCCCTCAACCCTCCCCCCCTAGTCTGGGCTTTGTTGGGAGCTTGCATCCTAGAGGCGATCGCCTTGGTGCTGACTGGCTCCCGTAGTGCTTGGGGCATAGGGCTATTAATTGCAGTGGCCTACGCCATTTATCTGGGTTGGTACTGGTTAGTGGCCCTGGCGGCCGGTGCCACAGCCATGGTTTTGTGGGCATCCTTTGGCCCCTTTGGTAAAGAACCATTGCGGCAGATAGTGCCCCGCTACTTTTGGGGCAGGCTGTCCGACGAGCTTTATCCCGACCGCTACACCACCGCTCTACGTAGCACACAGTGGAAATTTAGCTGGGATATGTTCCTGGACCAACCCATTTTTGGCCAGGGCCTGCGAAATTTTACCCCCCTGTACCAAGCCGCCATGAACGTCTGGATCGGCCATCCCCATAACCTTGTGCTGATGCTGTTGGGGGAAACGGGGCTGATCGGAACTTTATTGATGCTGGGGGCAGTGGGCTTAATTTTGGCCCAGGGGGCAATCTTGCTGACTAATTTGGCCCATTGCACTGGTTTTCTGCGGCGCTCCCAACATTTACTTTTGTTCTCCTACGGTTTAGCCTTTGCTGCCCTTTGTTTGTACAACCTATTTGATGTCACCATTTTTGACATGCGGAATAACGTGCTGGGCTGGACTTTCCTAGCGGCGATCGCCGGGGTGAGCCAACGCTATGGCCCCAAATTAGCCCAGGGAAGTTTGGCAAAACTATCGGTGTCGGGATAG
- a CDS encoding acyl-CoA desaturase has translation MTAALPNDSNPKLTPAWTVIFFFTSIHLVALLAFLPQFFSWKAVGVAFLLYVITGGVGITLGFHRCISHRSFTTPKWLEYVLVLCGTLACQGGVFEWVGLHRMHHKFSDTAPDPHDSNKGFWWSHIGWMMFEIPAKQDIPRYTKDIQDDRFYQFCQNNLILIQVALGLILFALGGWPFVIWGIFVRLVFVFHFTWFVNSATHKFGYVSHESNDYSRNCWWVALLTFGEGWHNNHHAYQYSARHGLQWWEVDLTWMTIKALSFLGLAKDIKLPPETALPNKA, from the coding sequence ATGACTGCTGCTCTTCCCAACGATTCCAATCCCAAGTTGACTCCAGCTTGGACTGTGATCTTTTTCTTCACCTCTATTCACCTGGTGGCCCTGTTGGCTTTCCTGCCCCAATTTTTTAGCTGGAAAGCAGTGGGGGTAGCTTTCTTGCTCTATGTCATTACCGGTGGCGTTGGCATCACCTTGGGTTTTCACCGTTGCATTTCCCACCGCAGTTTTACCACTCCAAAATGGCTGGAGTACGTGCTAGTTCTCTGTGGCACCCTAGCCTGTCAGGGGGGAGTATTTGAGTGGGTTGGTTTACACCGTATGCACCACAAGTTTTCTGACACTGCCCCGGATCCCCACGATTCCAACAAAGGTTTTTGGTGGAGTCACATCGGCTGGATGATGTTTGAAATTCCCGCTAAGCAAGATATTCCCCGCTACACAAAGGATATCCAAGACGATAGGTTTTATCAGTTTTGCCAGAATAATCTAATTCTTATCCAGGTCGCCCTAGGCTTGATCTTATTTGCTTTGGGGGGCTGGCCCTTCGTTATTTGGGGCATTTTTGTCCGCCTCGTGTTTGTTTTCCACTTCACTTGGTTTGTCAACAGTGCAACGCACAAATTTGGTTACGTCAGCCACGAGTCCAATGATTATTCCCGCAATTGTTGGTGGGTAGCATTGTTAACTTTCGGTGAAGGTTGGCACAATAATCACCATGCTTATCAGTACTCCGCTCGCCATGGTTTGCAATGGTGGGAAGTGGATTTAACTTGGATGACCATCAAGGCCTTGTCATTCCTAGGCTTAGCTAAAGACATCAAGTTACCACCGGAGACGGCGTTGCCCAACAAGGCCTGA